A single window of Streptomyces griseoviridis DNA harbors:
- a CDS encoding ATP-binding cassette domain-containing protein, translating to MTRIDDNTSGAGSAVTVRGLVKHYGETRALDGVDLDVREGTVMGVLGPNGAGKTTLVRILSTLITPDTGSATVAGYDVLRQPRQLRRVIGLTGQYASVDEKLPGWENLYMIGRLLDLPRKAARARADELLERFSLTEAAKRPTSTYSGGMRRRLDLAASMIGRPQVLFLDEPTTGLDPRTRNEVWAEVKTMVGEGVTVLLTTQYMEEAEQLASELTVVDRGKVIAGGAIDDLKAKVGGRTLRVRPADPQRLRALAAHLDGLGITGLASTIVDTESGSCLVPILSDEQLTAVVGAVTAHAITISSITTELPSLDEVFLSLTGHRASAPQDTVPAETREEVAV from the coding sequence ATGACGCGAATCGACGACAACACCAGCGGCGCGGGGAGCGCTGTCACCGTACGGGGGCTGGTCAAGCACTACGGCGAGACCAGGGCGCTGGACGGTGTCGACCTGGACGTGCGCGAGGGCACCGTGATGGGTGTGCTCGGGCCGAACGGAGCGGGCAAGACCACCCTGGTGCGCATCCTCTCCACCCTGATCACCCCGGACACCGGCTCGGCCACCGTGGCCGGGTACGACGTGCTCCGCCAGCCCCGGCAACTGCGCCGGGTGATCGGCCTGACCGGGCAGTACGCCTCGGTCGACGAGAAGCTGCCCGGCTGGGAGAACCTGTACATGATCGGGCGGCTGCTCGATCTGCCCCGCAAGGCGGCGCGGGCCCGCGCCGACGAGCTGCTGGAGCGGTTCTCCCTCACCGAGGCCGCCAAGCGCCCGACGTCCACCTACTCGGGCGGCATGCGGCGCCGCCTCGACCTGGCCGCCTCGATGATCGGCCGCCCCCAGGTCCTCTTCCTCGACGAGCCCACCACCGGACTCGACCCGCGCACCAGGAACGAGGTGTGGGCCGAGGTCAAGACGATGGTCGGCGAGGGCGTCACCGTGCTGCTGACCACCCAGTACATGGAGGAGGCCGAGCAACTGGCCTCCGAACTGACCGTCGTGGACCGCGGCAAGGTCATCGCGGGCGGCGCCATCGACGACCTGAAGGCGAAGGTCGGCGGCCGGACCCTGCGGGTGCGGCCCGCCGACCCGCAGCGGCTGCGGGCGCTCGCCGCCCACCTCGACGGCCTCGGCATCACCGGCCTCGCCTCCACGATCGTGGACACCGAGAGCGGCAGCTGCCTGGTCCCGATCCTCAGCGACGAACAACTCACCGCCGTGGTCGGCGCGGTCACCGCGCACGCCATCACGATCAGCTCCATCACCACCGAACTGCCCAGCCTCGACGAGGTGTTCCTGTCCCTCACCGGCCACCGCGCCAGTGCCCCGCAGGACACCGTGCCCGCCGAGACCCGCGAGGAGGTCGCCGTATGA
- a CDS encoding endonuclease/exonuclease/phosphatase family protein: MAQQAYVAETDDGGSGPERRGARFRRLVSRGVSGWRGDPRIWRRGLVLAAVAVLLALVMLLHAQIPNRIGNLGSLTETFLPWIGVFVPVLLLLALVRRSATALIAVVLTGAVWVNLFGGLLFDKSERGAGASGDLTVATHNVNADNVDPSGTAHDVAASGADVVALEELSTAAAPVYVRTLADTYRYHSVQGTVGLWSKYPMTGVKAVDIKLGWTRAMRATVDTPEGAVAFYVAHLPSVRVKLEAGFTARQRDTSADALGEAIAKEPLPRKILLGDLNGTMNDRSLNGVTSQLRSTQGAAGNGFGFSWPAAFPMARIDQIMVKDVEPVTSWTLPRTSSDHLPVAARVKLDTDS; the protein is encoded by the coding sequence ATGGCGCAACAGGCGTATGTGGCGGAGACGGACGACGGCGGCTCGGGGCCCGAGCGCCGGGGAGCCCGGTTCCGGCGCCTGGTGTCCCGCGGCGTCTCCGGGTGGCGCGGCGACCCGCGGATCTGGCGGCGCGGTCTCGTGCTCGCCGCCGTCGCGGTGCTCCTCGCCCTGGTGATGCTGCTGCACGCGCAGATCCCCAACAGGATCGGCAACCTCGGCAGCCTCACCGAGACGTTCCTGCCCTGGATCGGCGTGTTCGTGCCGGTGCTGCTCCTGCTGGCGCTGGTGCGCAGGTCGGCCACGGCGCTGATCGCCGTGGTGCTGACCGGCGCGGTCTGGGTCAACCTCTTCGGCGGGCTGCTGTTCGACAAGTCCGAGCGGGGCGCGGGCGCCTCGGGCGACCTCACCGTGGCCACCCATAACGTCAACGCCGACAACGTCGACCCGTCGGGCACCGCCCACGACGTGGCCGCCTCGGGCGCCGACGTGGTGGCCCTGGAGGAACTGTCCACCGCCGCCGCCCCGGTGTACGTGCGGACGCTCGCCGACACCTACCGGTACCACTCGGTGCAGGGCACCGTCGGGCTGTGGAGCAAGTACCCGATGACCGGCGTGAAGGCCGTCGACATCAAGCTCGGCTGGACCCGCGCCATGCGCGCCACCGTGGACACCCCCGAGGGCGCCGTCGCCTTCTACGTCGCCCACCTGCCCTCGGTGCGGGTGAAGCTGGAGGCCGGGTTCACCGCCAGGCAGCGGGACACCAGCGCCGACGCGCTGGGCGAGGCCATCGCCAAGGAGCCGCTGCCCCGCAAGATCCTCCTCGGCGACCTGAACGGCACCATGAACGACCGCTCCCTCAACGGCGTCACCTCGCAGCTGCGCTCCACCCAGGGCGCGGCGGGCAACGGGTTCGGCTTCAGCTGGCCGGCCGCGTTCCCGATGGCGCGGATCGACCAGATCATGGTGAAGGACGTCGAGCCGGTCACCTCCTGGACGCTGCCGAGGACCAGTAGCGACCACCTCCCGGTGGCTGCCCGTGTGAAGCTCGACACGGACTCGTAA
- the npdG gene encoding NADPH-dependent F420 reductase: MTSSDSAQTPAKAPAKDPWDLPDVSGLVVGVLGGTGPQGKGLAYRLALAGQRVIIGSRAADRARAAADELGHGVEGADNAETARRSDVVIVAVPWEGHGKTLESLREELAGKLVVDCVNPLGFDKKGAYALKPEEGSAAEQAAALLPGSRVAAAFHHLSAVLLQDPEIAEIDTDVMVLGEERADVEIVQALAGRIAGMRGVFAGRLRNAHQVESLVANLISVNRRYKAHAGLRVTDV, translated from the coding sequence ATGACCTCTAGCGACAGTGCACAGACCCCCGCGAAGGCCCCCGCCAAGGACCCCTGGGACCTGCCCGACGTCTCCGGGCTCGTCGTCGGGGTGCTCGGCGGGACAGGCCCGCAGGGCAAGGGACTCGCCTACCGGCTCGCCCTGGCCGGACAGCGGGTGATCATCGGCTCCCGGGCCGCCGACCGCGCGCGGGCCGCCGCCGACGAACTCGGCCACGGGGTCGAGGGCGCCGACAACGCCGAGACCGCCAGGCGCAGCGACGTCGTGATCGTCGCGGTGCCCTGGGAGGGCCACGGCAAGACCCTCGAATCGCTGCGCGAGGAACTGGCCGGCAAGCTCGTCGTCGACTGCGTCAACCCGCTCGGCTTCGACAAGAAGGGCGCCTACGCGCTCAAGCCGGAGGAGGGCAGCGCCGCCGAGCAGGCCGCCGCCCTGCTCCCCGGCTCCCGGGTCGCCGCCGCCTTCCACCATCTGTCGGCCGTGCTGCTCCAGGACCCGGAGATCGCCGAGATCGACACCGACGTCATGGTGCTCGGCGAGGAGCGCGCCGACGTCGAGATCGTGCAGGCCCTGGCCGGCCGGATCGCCGGGATGCGGGGTGTCTTCGCGGGCCGGCTGCGCAACGCCCACCAGGTGGAGTCGCTGGTCGCCAACCTGATCTCGGTGAACCGCCGCTACAAGGCGCACGCGGGGCTCCGCGTCACCGACGTCTGA
- a CDS encoding MFS transporter, translated as MTTPADRVGEGPRIPEAVHRRRWAILGVLMLSLLIVVLDNSILNVAVKTISTPAPTGLGATQSELEWAINAYTLVFAGLLFSSGLLGDRLGRKKVLLGGLVAFGIGSALAAESGSPAQLIAFRAIMGFGAAFVMPATLAVLMNVFERDEQPKAIGIWAGGVGLAIAIGPITGGVLLDHFWWGSVFLINVPIVLIALALMVWLVPDSRDPRPGRIDPVGVVLSVVGLVLLVYGIIKGGELADFTDAKVLATIGAGLVVLVAFVVHEKRSDHPSLDVGYFRNKVFSAAMAAIALVFFALMGVTFFAVFYTQSVRGYTPLETGLLMLPLAAAQLIFAPRARLVVDRFGNKATTTAGMLLIAAMLAAFATLDADTPIWLLEVIFFLMGTGMAHIMTPTSVVIMQALPREKAGSASALSNTFRQVGGALGIAVLGSVLSTAYRNGIEGKLGALPAGLRDTAGESIEATLGVAAKLGPRGAALVTPAHDAFLHAMHVTAFWGAGVALIGAVVVARYLPGRTPARQQGEDEQELAAAMD; from the coding sequence ATGACTACTCCTGCCGACCGGGTCGGCGAAGGCCCCCGGATACCCGAGGCGGTGCACCGGCGCCGCTGGGCGATCCTCGGCGTGCTGATGCTGAGCCTGCTGATCGTGGTGCTCGACAACTCGATCCTGAACGTCGCCGTCAAGACGATCTCCACCCCCGCGCCGACCGGACTCGGCGCCACCCAGAGCGAGTTGGAGTGGGCGATCAACGCCTACACCCTCGTCTTCGCGGGCCTGCTGTTCAGCTCCGGGCTCCTCGGCGACCGGCTCGGCCGCAAGAAGGTGCTGCTCGGCGGGCTCGTCGCGTTCGGCATCGGCTCCGCCCTCGCCGCCGAGTCCGGCTCGCCCGCCCAGCTCATCGCCTTCCGCGCGATCATGGGCTTCGGCGCCGCGTTCGTCATGCCGGCCACCCTCGCCGTCCTCATGAACGTCTTCGAGCGCGACGAACAGCCCAAGGCCATCGGCATCTGGGCCGGCGGCGTCGGACTCGCCATCGCCATCGGCCCGATCACCGGCGGCGTCCTGCTCGACCACTTCTGGTGGGGCTCGGTCTTCCTGATCAACGTGCCGATCGTGCTCATCGCGCTCGCGCTGATGGTGTGGCTGGTGCCGGACTCCCGCGACCCGAGGCCCGGCCGGATCGACCCGGTCGGCGTCGTCCTGTCCGTCGTCGGCCTGGTCCTGCTCGTCTACGGCATCATCAAGGGCGGCGAACTCGCCGACTTCACCGACGCCAAGGTCCTGGCCACCATCGGCGCCGGCCTCGTCGTCCTCGTCGCCTTCGTCGTCCACGAGAAGCGCAGCGACCACCCGTCGCTCGACGTCGGCTACTTCCGCAACAAGGTGTTCTCGGCCGCCATGGCCGCCATCGCGCTGGTCTTCTTCGCGCTGATGGGCGTCACCTTCTTCGCCGTCTTCTACACCCAGAGCGTGCGCGGCTACACGCCGCTCGAGACCGGCCTGCTGATGCTGCCGCTGGCCGCCGCCCAGCTCATCTTCGCGCCCCGCGCCCGGCTGGTCGTCGACCGGTTCGGCAACAAGGCCACCACCACCGCGGGAATGCTCCTCATCGCGGCGATGCTGGCCGCCTTCGCCACCCTGGACGCCGACACCCCCATCTGGCTCCTGGAGGTCATCTTCTTCCTCATGGGCACCGGCATGGCGCACATCATGACGCCGACCAGCGTGGTCATCATGCAGGCCCTGCCCCGGGAGAAGGCCGGCTCCGCGTCCGCGCTGAGCAACACCTTCCGGCAGGTCGGCGGCGCCCTCGGCATCGCCGTCCTCGGCTCCGTGCTCTCCACCGCCTACCGCAACGGCATCGAGGGCAAGCTCGGCGCCCTCCCGGCCGGGCTGCGCGACACCGCGGGCGAGTCCATCGAGGCCACCCTCGGGGTCGCCGCGAAGCTCGGTCCGCGCGGCGCGGCCCTGGTCACCCCGGCCCACGACGCCTTCCTGCACGCGATGCACGTCACCGCCTTCTGGGGCGCGGGCGTCGCGCTCATCGGCGCGGTGGTCGTGGCCCGCTACCTGCCCGGCCGCACACCGGCCCGCCAACAGGGCGAGGACGAGCAGGAGTTGGCCGCCGCGATGGACTGA
- a CDS encoding ABC transporter permease, with translation MSATTVTPHGTADARIPLRGHLRHTGALIRRNLLWIRQDPESMFDALLMPIVFTLLFVYVFGGSIGQALGGGQDGYVQYVIPGMIAMMSMTLSQGVGTGFSQDFNSGVMDRFRSLPIGRGSVLFAKISVELTRMLFATAVLMIVAVLVGFDITSWTGLLGAIALSTVFASSIMWVFLTLGVVLKNAQSVQAMGFLVLFPLQFGSSIFAPTQSMPGWLQHFTDYNPLSTLADAARGLMVGGPVAHDLWITLGWSVAITAVMAPIAIHKFRTKS, from the coding sequence ATGAGCGCCACCACCGTCACCCCGCACGGCACCGCCGACGCCCGGATCCCGCTGCGCGGGCATCTGCGCCACACCGGCGCCCTGATCCGCCGCAACCTGCTGTGGATCAGGCAGGACCCCGAGTCGATGTTCGACGCGCTGCTGATGCCGATCGTCTTCACCCTGCTGTTCGTGTACGTCTTCGGCGGCTCGATCGGGCAGGCCCTCGGCGGCGGCCAGGACGGCTATGTGCAGTACGTGATCCCCGGCATGATCGCGATGATGAGCATGACGCTGTCCCAGGGCGTCGGCACCGGCTTCAGCCAGGACTTCAACTCCGGTGTGATGGACCGGTTCCGGTCGCTGCCCATCGGGCGCGGCTCGGTGCTGTTCGCGAAGATCTCGGTGGAGCTGACGCGGATGCTGTTCGCGACCGCCGTCCTGATGATCGTCGCGGTGCTGGTCGGCTTCGACATCACGAGCTGGACCGGGCTGCTCGGCGCCATCGCGCTCTCCACGGTCTTCGCCTCGTCGATCATGTGGGTGTTCCTCACCCTCGGCGTGGTCCTGAAGAACGCGCAGTCCGTGCAGGCGATGGGCTTCCTGGTGCTGTTCCCGCTCCAGTTCGGCTCGTCGATCTTCGCGCCGACCCAGTCGATGCCCGGCTGGCTCCAGCACTTCACCGACTACAACCCGCTCTCCACGCTCGCCGACGCGGCGCGCGGCCTGATGGTGGGCGGCCCGGTCGCCCACGACCTGTGGATCACGCTGGGCTGGTCGGTGGCGATCACCGCCGTGATGGCGCCGATCGCGATCCACAAGTTCCGCACCAAGAGCTGA
- a CDS encoding BTAD domain-containing putative transcriptional regulator yields MDPVRYRILGTTQALRPDGTPVPVGGARLRALLTVLALRAGRTLPVGLLVEEVWDGAPPADAPAAVQALVGRLRRVLGAGAVESADGGYRLAGAPDDVDLHRFERLTGEGTRALADGDPAKAAVVLDDALSLWHGPALADLPDRTAEAARWDARRLDALRARHTAALALGHAEQALPELTALCDSHPLDEPLQALRLRALREAGRSAEALAAYDEVRRLLADRLGSDPGPELRALHAELLGTAPPAQARGRQAAAAPGNLRARLTSFVGREADIETIRADLATARLVTLLGPGGAGKTRLSQEAAESARQTARDGLWLAELAPVDDPAAVPEAVLTAVGARETVLYGAGAEALRAGGDRHDDPVERLAEHCGRRRMLLILDNCEHVVDAAARLVEELLERCPELTVLATSREPLGVPGELLRPVEPLPEPVALRLLADRGAAARPGFRTDADEETARACAEICRRLDGLPLAIELAAARLRMLTPRQIADRLDDRFRLLTSGSRTVLPRQQTLRAVVDWSWDLLDADERAVLCGLSVFAGGCDLPAAEAVTGPAALESLGTLVDKSLVVAAPSDDGAMRYRLLETVAEYAGERLDESGGRAEAERAHLVYYRELARTTDALLRGPGQLAAVRTLEREYENLRTALRHAVTTAAEQDAVCLVLSLAWYWQMRDLRTEARNWSQEVIALGPDPFDGSQGRAAPLYERCTDTPPPWQGAVLAEARRGVHLVHLACMDTELDAWQSDAARARLVAIAAAYEPGMPQTCRIPGSYWFFAVMLTRDMAGVREIVDATVRTCRATPGYEWELAAGLQMRANILANRSDWAGGATRDADEALEIYQRLGDRWGTAEALSARGESHERRGEWALAAADYQAAMDHAEHLGARAQLAVLESRLGSALLEGGEVERGERLLRGVIEGPDGYANQAMPAARLFLAGWLAMTGRTVEARDQLRLLRNDFGIAHFVVFDALILGAEACLEIAEENWQAALEKVRSALAGSADPLSMTLAPHMPAFYLTVAASPLAVMDGGRRAGDAARCLGAADADLEPGHFRNSLERDVYERAVRSARAALGDAGYEAAYAEGGGLSPREAAALV; encoded by the coding sequence ATGGACCCCGTGCGCTACCGCATCCTCGGCACCACCCAGGCACTCCGCCCCGACGGCACCCCCGTCCCGGTAGGCGGAGCGCGGCTGCGCGCTCTGCTGACCGTGCTCGCCCTGCGGGCCGGCCGCACGCTGCCGGTCGGCCTGCTGGTCGAGGAGGTGTGGGACGGCGCACCCCCCGCCGACGCACCCGCCGCCGTCCAGGCCCTGGTCGGCCGGTTGCGCCGGGTGCTGGGCGCGGGCGCCGTCGAGTCCGCCGACGGCGGCTACCGGCTCGCCGGCGCCCCCGACGACGTCGACCTGCACCGCTTCGAGCGGCTCACCGGCGAAGGCACCCGCGCCCTCGCCGACGGCGACCCCGCCAAGGCCGCCGTCGTCCTCGACGACGCGCTCTCCCTCTGGCACGGCCCCGCCCTCGCCGACCTGCCCGACCGCACCGCCGAGGCGGCCCGCTGGGACGCCAGGCGCCTGGACGCCCTGCGCGCCCGGCACACCGCCGCCCTCGCCCTCGGCCACGCCGAGCAGGCGCTGCCGGAACTGACCGCCCTCTGCGACAGCCACCCGCTCGACGAGCCGCTTCAGGCGCTGCGGCTGCGCGCGCTGCGCGAGGCGGGCCGCTCCGCCGAGGCGCTGGCCGCCTACGACGAGGTGCGCAGGCTGCTCGCCGACCGGCTCGGCTCCGACCCCGGGCCCGAACTGCGCGCCCTGCACGCGGAGCTGCTCGGCACCGCGCCCCCGGCGCAGGCGCGGGGCAGGCAGGCCGCCGCCGCGCCGGGCAACCTCCGCGCCCGGCTCACCTCGTTCGTCGGACGCGAGGCCGACATCGAGACCATCCGCGCCGACCTCGCGACGGCCCGCCTGGTCACCCTGCTGGGTCCTGGCGGCGCCGGGAAGACCCGCCTCTCCCAGGAGGCCGCCGAGAGCGCGCGGCAGACCGCGCGGGACGGCCTGTGGCTCGCCGAGCTGGCCCCCGTCGACGACCCGGCCGCCGTCCCCGAGGCCGTGCTCACCGCCGTCGGCGCCCGCGAGACGGTCCTGTACGGCGCGGGCGCCGAGGCGCTGCGGGCCGGCGGCGACCGCCACGACGACCCGGTGGAGCGGCTCGCCGAGCACTGCGGACGGCGCCGGATGCTGCTCATCCTCGACAACTGCGAGCACGTCGTCGACGCGGCGGCCCGGCTCGTCGAGGAGCTGCTCGAACGCTGCCCCGAGCTGACGGTCCTCGCCACCAGCCGCGAACCCCTGGGCGTGCCGGGGGAGTTGCTGCGGCCGGTGGAGCCGCTGCCCGAGCCGGTCGCGCTCCGCCTGCTCGCCGACCGCGGCGCCGCCGCCCGCCCCGGCTTCAGGACCGACGCCGACGAGGAGACCGCCCGCGCCTGCGCGGAGATCTGCCGCCGCCTCGACGGCCTGCCGCTCGCCATCGAACTGGCCGCGGCCCGGCTGCGGATGCTCACCCCGCGGCAGATCGCCGACCGCCTCGACGACCGGTTCCGGCTCCTCACCTCAGGCAGCCGCACGGTGCTGCCCCGCCAGCAGACCCTGCGCGCGGTCGTCGACTGGTCCTGGGACCTCCTGGACGCCGACGAACGGGCCGTGCTCTGCGGTCTCTCGGTCTTCGCGGGCGGCTGCGACCTGCCCGCGGCCGAGGCGGTCACCGGCCCCGCCGCCCTGGAGTCGCTCGGCACGCTCGTCGACAAGTCCCTGGTGGTGGCGGCCCCTTCGGACGACGGCGCGATGCGCTACCGGCTCCTGGAGACCGTCGCCGAGTACGCGGGCGAACGCCTCGACGAGTCCGGCGGGCGGGCCGAGGCGGAGCGCGCCCACCTCGTCTACTACCGCGAACTCGCCCGCACCACCGACGCGTTGCTGCGCGGCCCGGGGCAGCTCGCCGCCGTCAGGACCCTGGAGCGGGAGTACGAGAACCTGCGCACCGCGCTGCGGCACGCCGTCACCACCGCGGCCGAGCAGGACGCCGTCTGCCTCGTCCTGTCGCTCGCCTGGTACTGGCAGATGCGCGACCTGCGGACCGAGGCCCGCAACTGGTCCCAGGAGGTCATCGCGCTCGGCCCCGACCCCTTCGACGGGTCGCAGGGCCGCGCCGCGCCGCTCTACGAGCGCTGCACGGACACCCCGCCGCCCTGGCAGGGCGCGGTCCTCGCCGAGGCGCGGCGCGGGGTCCATCTCGTCCATCTCGCCTGCATGGACACCGAGTTGGACGCGTGGCAGAGCGACGCGGCGCGGGCCAGGCTGGTGGCCATCGCCGCCGCCTACGAGCCGGGCATGCCGCAGACCTGCCGCATCCCCGGCTCGTACTGGTTCTTCGCGGTCATGCTCACCCGGGACATGGCCGGGGTGCGGGAGATCGTCGACGCCACCGTCCGCACCTGCCGCGCCACCCCGGGGTACGAGTGGGAGCTGGCCGCGGGCCTGCAGATGCGGGCCAACATCCTCGCCAACCGCTCCGACTGGGCGGGCGGCGCCACCCGGGACGCCGACGAGGCGCTGGAGATCTACCAGCGCCTCGGCGACCGCTGGGGCACCGCCGAGGCGCTCTCGGCGCGCGGTGAGTCCCATGAGCGCAGGGGCGAGTGGGCGCTGGCCGCGGCCGACTACCAGGCCGCCATGGACCACGCCGAACACCTCGGCGCCCGCGCCCAGTTGGCGGTCCTCGAATCCCGGCTGGGCAGCGCGCTGCTGGAGGGCGGCGAGGTCGAGCGCGGTGAGCGGCTGCTGCGAGGGGTGATCGAGGGACCCGACGGCTACGCCAACCAGGCGATGCCCGCGGCCCGGCTGTTCCTCGCGGGCTGGCTCGCCATGACCGGCCGCACGGTCGAGGCCCGTGACCAACTGCGGCTGCTGCGCAACGACTTCGGCATCGCGCACTTCGTCGTCTTCGACGCGCTGATCCTCGGTGCCGAGGCCTGCCTCGAGATCGCGGAGGAGAACTGGCAGGCGGCCCTGGAGAAGGTGAGGTCGGCGCTCGCGGGGTCGGCCGACCCGCTCTCCATGACGCTCGCCCCGCACATGCCGGCGTTCTACCTGACGGTCGCGGCGTCCCCGCTCGCCGTGATGGACGGTGGCCGCCGGGCCGGCGACGCGGCCCGCTGCCTCGGCGCCGCCGACGCGGACCTCGAACCCGGCCACTTCAGGAACAGCCTGGAACGGGACGTCTACGAGCGGGCGGTCCGTTCCGCCCGCGCCGCGCTCGGTGACGCCGGCTACGAGGCCGCGTACGCCGAGGGCGGCGGCCTCTCCCCCCGGGAGGCCGCCGCCCTGGTCTGA
- the panB gene encoding 3-methyl-2-oxobutanoate hydroxymethyltransferase: MTQLSAAQNQPADSGKTLYGGKGTRRITVRDITLAKERGEKWPMLTAYDAMTASVFDETGIPVLLVGDSAGNCHLGYETTVPVTLDEMTMLSAAVVRGTRRSLIVGDLPFGSYQEGPVQALRSATRLVKDAGVGAVKLEGGERSHRQIELLVESGIPVMAHIGLTPQSVNSMGYRVQGRGEEAAQQLLRDAKAVQDAGAFAVVLELVPAELAAEVTRTLHIPTVGIGAGPDTDAQVLVWTDMMGLTPGRVPKFVRKYAAMREVMGDAVRAFADDVVGGAFPTEENSVH; this comes from the coding sequence ATGACGCAGCTTTCGGCTGCCCAGAACCAGCCTGCCGACAGCGGGAAGACGCTGTACGGAGGCAAGGGCACACGTCGCATCACCGTGCGCGACATCACCCTCGCCAAGGAACGCGGCGAGAAGTGGCCCATGCTCACCGCCTACGACGCGATGACCGCGTCCGTCTTCGACGAGACCGGCATCCCGGTCCTGCTCGTCGGCGACTCGGCGGGCAACTGCCACCTCGGGTACGAGACCACCGTGCCCGTCACCCTCGACGAGATGACGATGCTCTCCGCCGCGGTGGTCCGCGGCACCCGGCGCTCGCTGATCGTCGGCGACCTCCCCTTCGGCTCCTACCAGGAGGGCCCGGTGCAGGCGCTGCGCTCGGCGACCCGGCTGGTCAAGGACGCCGGGGTGGGCGCCGTCAAGCTGGAGGGCGGCGAGCGCTCGCACCGCCAGATCGAGCTGCTGGTCGAGTCCGGCATCCCCGTCATGGCGCACATCGGCCTCACCCCGCAGTCCGTGAACTCCATGGGCTACCGGGTGCAGGGGCGCGGCGAGGAGGCCGCGCAGCAACTGCTGCGGGACGCCAAGGCCGTGCAGGACGCGGGCGCGTTCGCGGTGGTCCTCGAACTGGTGCCGGCCGAGCTCGCGGCCGAGGTCACCAGGACGCTGCACATCCCGACCGTCGGGATCGGGGCGGGCCCCGACACCGACGCCCAGGTGCTGGTGTGGACCGACATGATGGGCCTCACTCCGGGGCGGGTGCCGAAGTTCGTCAGGAAGTACGCCGCGATGCGTGAGGTGATGGGCGACGCGGTACGCGCCTTCGCCGACGACGTGGTGGGCGGCGCGTTCCCGACGGAGGAGAACTCCGTCCACTGA
- a CDS encoding site-2 protease family protein produces MTTATTRRGERRVSPVFLGILAVTAVTGWATWTGFAEQPGVAVFLFVTAAWIVSLCLHEYAHARTALHSGDITVGAKGYLTLNPLKYTHALLSIVLPVLFVIMGGIGLPGGAVFIERGRIRGRWRHSLVSAAGPLTNVLFAAVCTAPFWLDALSGVPADFRFALAFLALLQVTAAILNFLPVPGLDGYGVLEPWLSYQVKRQVEPFAPFGLLFVFALLWVPAVNTVFFDVVDAVLGGLGIHELDTYCGRALYQFWQGSNAYCQVTP; encoded by the coding sequence ATGACCACCGCCACCACCCGCCGCGGCGAGCGGCGGGTCAGCCCCGTCTTCCTCGGCATTCTGGCCGTCACGGCGGTCACGGGCTGGGCCACCTGGACGGGGTTCGCCGAGCAGCCCGGCGTGGCCGTGTTCCTGTTCGTGACGGCGGCCTGGATCGTCTCGCTCTGTCTGCACGAGTACGCCCACGCCCGCACCGCCCTGCACAGCGGGGACATCACGGTCGGCGCCAAGGGGTACCTCACGCTGAACCCGCTGAAGTACACGCACGCGCTGCTGAGCATCGTCCTGCCGGTGCTGTTCGTGATCATGGGGGGCATCGGTCTGCCAGGCGGCGCCGTCTTCATCGAGCGCGGCCGGATCAGGGGGCGCTGGCGGCACAGTCTGGTCTCGGCTGCGGGCCCGCTGACGAACGTCCTGTTCGCGGCCGTGTGCACGGCCCCGTTCTGGCTGGACGCGCTGTCCGGTGTCCCCGCGGACTTCCGGTTCGCGCTGGCGTTCCTCGCGCTGCTCCAGGTCACGGCGGCGATCCTGAACTTCCTGCCGGTGCCGGGGCTGGACGGCTACGGGGTGCTGGAGCCGTGGCTCTCGTACCAGGTCAAGCGCCAGGTGGAGCCGTTCGCGCCGTTCGGTCTGCTGTTCGTGTTCGCGCTGCTGTGGGTGCCCGCGGTCAACACGGTCTTCTTCGACGTCGTCGACGCGGTCCTCGGCGGCCTCGGCATCCACGAGCTGGACACCTACTGCGGGCGGGCGCTGTACCAGTTCTGGCAGGGGTCGAACGCGTACTGCCAGGTCACCCCGTGA
- a CDS encoding TetR/AcrR family transcriptional regulator, whose protein sequence is MNLAGREAASEGPARGRPRSEAVERAIVEGVMKLLEDGVPLAELSIERIARTAGVGKATIYRRWPGKEELFVDVVRQAEPADPALPGTSMRDDLVAVLEQLRERGLMSRSSVLLHNVFAQMKSSPKVWKAYHTSVVDPRRRLQYEILRRGQATGELRSDVDIDVLSDCFVGPMLLRTVMRPDAELPEGLSEQIVDTLLSGLRPVSSPSA, encoded by the coding sequence GTGAACCTGGCCGGCCGCGAAGCCGCTTCCGAAGGCCCCGCGCGCGGACGCCCCCGCAGCGAGGCCGTCGAACGGGCCATCGTGGAAGGGGTGATGAAGCTCCTGGAGGACGGCGTCCCGCTCGCCGAGCTGTCCATCGAGCGCATCGCCAGGACCGCGGGTGTCGGCAAGGCCACCATCTACCGCCGCTGGCCGGGCAAGGAGGAACTCTTCGTCGACGTCGTCCGGCAGGCCGAGCCCGCCGACCCCGCGCTGCCCGGCACCTCGATGCGGGACGACCTCGTCGCCGTCCTCGAACAACTACGCGAACGCGGTCTGATGAGCCGCTCCTCGGTGCTCCTGCACAACGTGTTCGCGCAGATGAAGAGCAGCCCCAAGGTGTGGAAGGCGTACCACACCAGCGTCGTCGACCCGCGGCGCAGACTCCAGTACGAGATCCTGCGCCGCGGCCAGGCCACCGGCGAACTCCGCTCCGACGTCGACATCGATGTCCTGAGCGACTGCTTCGTGGGCCCCATGCTGCTGCGCACCGTGATGCGCCCGGACGCCGAACTGCCCGAGGGGCTCTCCGAGCAGATCGTCGACACACTGCTCTCCGGACTACGCCCCGTCAGTTCGCCCAGCGCGTAG